The sequence TGTATTTGTAACTGCGTTGCACCAGTCAGGTTGCTCATGGCTGCTAAGTTGGTTGGGGGTACAGATTTAGCTGGAGTTTTAGCCGAATTATTAGATTCAATGTTTGTTTGGGGCTGCTCTGATTCTATTTCCAATTCTTCTGAACTTACTGGCGTTGGCTCACGCCCTAAATCTAAATCTGGAGCATCAGATTCCCAGGGCATAGTAACTTGATTAGCGGAACTTGATTCTGCTGGGGCAGGTCCAGACACAAAGCTAATTGTTTCGGTTGATTCGGTTTCAGGAAAGCCGTAAGATAATTCTTGAGTCTGAGCAAAAGTGCGATCGCCTTCAGTTGGTTCGATTTCAGGGTTATCCCATTCATTATCATTCCACTCATTGTCATCCCAGGGGCTTTGAATTGAAGATGGCATTGGGGTTTCAGGTAAGATCTCAGGGTTTACTTCTGAAACAGGCATTTTATTATTTGGTAATGGTAAAGTGACTTCTTCTAAAGGAGTATTAGATAGTGAGCCAATAAAAGTCTCTTCCACCGAGGCAGATAATGGATTCTCTGCCTGCAAATTAAAGCCACATTGACCACAAAAAGTAGCATCGGTCTGGACTGATGCCCCACAGTTAGGGCAGCTAGTTGAAGCTGGCAAGGGAGTATAACAATTTTCGCATTGCAAAGATTCTTCAGGGTTTTGATGATTGCAACTAGGGCAAGTAATCATAAGTATTTTTAATAGTAACTATTACACTGCTACCAACGTGGGTATTTTTTTCCCACTATACTACTTGTTAGGGTTTAAGTTTTTTAAAATTCGCTAGTAGAAACGTGTTGATTTGATGAAGTCAAAAATTGAGTCAAAAATTTTTATTTTTTAGTCAGATTCATCTTTATCGCTGATGAATTTGACCAACACCAAGAGCAAATATTTTTGGTAATTCTTTAGCTGATAAGACAATACCTCTGTTCCCCAATATTTCACATATAACTAAAAGCAAGACGTACTTAACTAGCTTTAATGCCTTGCCTTATAGCTCTGCTCCTGCTGCTTGGTCTAATAGCCATAATAATTCTCCCTGTGGTTGAATCAAACGAGAGGGATATTGCATCTCGTCACCATGAGCAGCAAAGATTTGTTTTAAGGCTGGACGTTTACTAGCTCCGGCTACTAAAAATAGAACACAGCGAGCCTGGTTGATCACAGGGGCAGTAAAAGTAAGTCGAGGTTGACCATCTTTATTGCCTACAGTAATCAAGCGATCGCGCACCGATAGAGCTTCTGTATGAGGAAACAAGGAAGCGGTATGACCATCATCTCCTATACCCAAAAGAATTAAATCAAAAGTGGGAAATCCTGACTGAGTTTTAAAAAACTCTCGTAATTCTAGTTCGTGTTGTTGAGCATCCTGCTGCGGATCGCCTGAAGCAGTATTCATAGGGTGAATATTAGTCTCAGGCATCTCAATTTTGTCTAGCCATGCTTGGCGCGCCATTAATTGGTTACTGTCTTGATGTGTAGCAGGAACATAACGCTCGTCGCCCCAAAAGATGTGTATTTTTGACCAGGGCAAAGATTGACCTGATAATGCTTCATATAGAGGTTTAGGAGTACTGCCTCCAGACAAGGCGATCGTGAATCGATCTCTTGATTCAATAGCTGCGTGTAAACGAGATAAAATAATCTCCTGCGCTTTCTCAACTAGAGCAGATTTATCAGCTAAGACTTCTACAGTTCTATTCGTAATAGCCATATCGTTCCCTAAATTATCCAAAAATGTTATTTATCAAGTTAAAAAGACTCGACAACAGTTTGCCTCAACCTAGTCTCAACTCTGTCGATCTTAGAACTGTGTGCCAAAATTATGACTAAAACTTAAAGTTATGTTTAGGGCTGCTACGGACTAGCTGTTATTATCGAAAATTCATTTAATTGCGAGCCTAATTACTTTCATAGCTGAATCGACTGAATTATGGATAATCTAGATTCAATTTTGCAAGATAGAATATAGGATTGACGTTGTTTGATCAGACTAATACTAAACTAACGTTAGCTAAAATTTCATTTAATTTTCAAGCAGTATATAATATATGTATTAATGTCAATACTTGCAACAATTCTTCATATGCTTTAAAACTTACTATTAGAGTTTTTAGAGTTTAATTATACAAATTTAGTTGTGAGGAGAGTATCTGCTCTGTGCTACAACGTTTAAAACAAGATTTAAAAAGCGATTTGATCGCGGGTTTATTGGTGGTAATCCCCTTAGCCACAACTATTTGGCTATCGATTTTTATTGCCAAATGGGCTATTGATTTATTTACCCGTATACCTAAACAGATCAATCCCTTCGATGGATTAGATCCAATTTTAACCAATATTCTTAATTTCTCCGTCGGATTAGCCGTACCTCTTTTAAGTATCTTAATTATCGGCTTGATGGCGCGGAATATTGTTGGACGATGGCTACTAAACTTTGGGGAACAGTTTCTTCAAGCTATTCCTTTAGCAGGTTCTGTTTATAAAACCCTCAAACAAATCTTAGAAACTCTTGTAGGTGATTCTAAAACCAAATTTAGAAGGGTAGTGATAGTTGAATATCCCCGTAAGGGAGTATGGGCAATTGGGTTTGTGACGGGAAAAGTCAGTCCACAACTTCAAGCCCATCTCACTGAAGAGGTGATTAACGTTTTTATTCCAACTACTCCTAATCCCACTTCTGGATGGTATGCCATAATTCCTCAGCAAGAAGTGATCGATATTGATATTTCGATCGAAGATGCTTTTAAAGTTTTGATATCGGGCGGAATAGTTAGCCCGGAAATTCCTGCTGTCAAACCACATCTTTCAGTTGCTAAAAATAAACAAAAAATAGCGGTCAAAAATGGCTTTGTCTCAGATGAGTCTAATTTGATTTCCCTAGAAGAAGAAGGTTAAGCGAAACTAGACGATATAATGATTAAGCTCGATCCAATTATCGGGCATTCACTATTTGCTTAAAATAGACAGAATATGGCCCTGCGCAAACAACCCAGAAGTATTGCTCGCGAATTAGCTTTGCTGAGTATCAGCCAAATCAAAACTAAGAAAGGCAAACTGGCTCAAGAAGACCTTGATAGTCTAGTTTTAGCTGCTATTCGGACTTTAACTATCGAAGTTCAAGATAACTTAGAGGCAGCTTCAGCGGAAATCAAACGGGGTGAAGAACGTATTTTAAACAGCGAGACCCGAGCCAGCGATTTAAACAGTGCTAGAGTAATGATACAAGAAGCTTTGTCAGTGTCCCAAACAGCAGTGAATCGTCTGGGGATCGCGGTCGAATTTCCTGAGTTTTTGCAGCTTACTAATCAAGAGCAAGTAAGGCAGTACGCGACAGAAATAATTGCTACGGTTAACGAATATCGCCAAGAAATAGAAGCTGCAATCGAAAATGTTTTGGTAGCTTGGCAGCTTA comes from Coleofasciculaceae cyanobacterium and encodes:
- a CDS encoding FHA domain-containing protein, with product MITCPSCNHQNPEESLQCENCYTPLPASTSCPNCGASVQTDATFCGQCGFNLQAENPLSASVEETFIGSLSNTPLEEVTLPLPNNKMPVSEVNPEILPETPMPSSIQSPWDDNEWNDNEWDNPEIEPTEGDRTFAQTQELSYGFPETESTETISFVSGPAPAESSSANQVTMPWESDAPDLDLGREPTPVSSEELEIESEQPQTNIESNNSAKTPAKSVPPTNLAAMSNLTGATQLQIQTASLLHLQSNTNIKIASNLDVVHIGKPNGQIPPDIDVAGFPDSEVVSRIHADIRIEGDAYYIEDVGSANGTYINHAPLLKGNRHRLRAGDRVALGKGDLVTFIFQLS
- the pgl gene encoding 6-phosphogluconolactonase, giving the protein MAITNRTVEVLADKSALVEKAQEIILSRLHAAIESRDRFTIALSGGSTPKPLYEALSGQSLPWSKIHIFWGDERYVPATHQDSNQLMARQAWLDKIEMPETNIHPMNTASGDPQQDAQQHELELREFFKTQSGFPTFDLILLGIGDDGHTASLFPHTEALSVRDRLITVGNKDGQPRLTFTAPVINQARCVLFLVAGASKRPALKQIFAAHGDEMQYPSRLIQPQGELLWLLDQAAGAEL
- a CDS encoding DUF502 domain-containing protein, giving the protein MLQRLKQDLKSDLIAGLLVVIPLATTIWLSIFIAKWAIDLFTRIPKQINPFDGLDPILTNILNFSVGLAVPLLSILIIGLMARNIVGRWLLNFGEQFLQAIPLAGSVYKTLKQILETLVGDSKTKFRRVVIVEYPRKGVWAIGFVTGKVSPQLQAHLTEEVINVFIPTTPNPTSGWYAIIPQQEVIDIDISIEDAFKVLISGGIVSPEIPAVKPHLSVAKNKQKIAVKNGFVSDESNLISLEEEG
- the nusB gene encoding transcription antitermination factor NusB; amino-acid sequence: MALRKQPRSIARELALLSISQIKTKKGKLAQEDLDSLVLAAIRTLTIEVQDNLEAASAEIKRGEERILNSETRASDLNSARVMIQEALSVSQTAVNRLGIAVEFPEFLQLTNQEQVRQYATEIIATVNEYRQEIEAAIENVLVAWQLSRLAKIDRDILRIAVAEIIYLEVPERVAINESVELAKRYSDEDGFRFINGVLRRLSDRLKESTAQSTSKIEAPEKVEATAIVEDTEIGKQIEATEINNLAEQNNQTLPILKQTFINQE